From Aquila chrysaetos chrysaetos chromosome 3, bAquChr1.4, whole genome shotgun sequence, the proteins below share one genomic window:
- the C3H9orf152 gene encoding uncharacterized protein C9orf152 homolog, with amino-acid sequence MYAVAPDAPHENKLTETHNFRLDHATSERSHHTWKKVTSSFRKISDASYLICFFANTMKEMSCFCMTFSSLLEQMVKAYKYMIGIFSVTHTSEQQASDRDKQPTKMDVSLLEERYDHIKQKQKLQSHIIVFKTGEHESVLPASMVNAVLINKQVRRSKSFTEHVPVRKIRLEMTNSGNVQDSSPWRTHLGIHRLVQAPCQVVSWDPSHCKNRPRSFDNQRLISKGNGTLQHKELEGASELSVLSQLGSSSTLNSFSEENGSNISSTSQKPPLKSATSAVWTHQHISSTKCMPACNKLNFYPFPNKKGPRISEAARRLGLYVSQ; translated from the exons ATGTATGCAGTAGCTCCAGACGCACCACATGAAAACAAGCTGACTGAAACCCACAACTTCAGACTAGACCATGCAACTTCTGAAAGAAGTCACCATACTTGGAAGAAAGTTACTTCTTCATTTAGGAAGATTTCAGATGCTTCAtacttgatttgcttttttgccAACACAATGAAGGAAATGTCTTGCTTCTGCatgactttttcttccttgttggAACAGATGGTGAAGGCTTACAAATACATGATTGGTATTTTTTCAGTGACTCATACCTCAGAGCAACAGGCTTCAGATCGTGATAAGCAGCCAACCAAGATGGATGTAAGCTTACTCGAGGAGCGGTATGACCAtataaaacagaagcaaaaactGCAATCACACattattgtatttaaaacag GTGAACAtgaatctgttctcccagcaTCAATGGTCaatgctgttttaattaataaacaagTTAGAAGATCAAAGTCATTTACAGAGCATGTTCCTGTCAGAAAGATCAGACTGGAGATGACCAACAGCGGCAACGTACAAGACAGCTCACCATGGCGTACGCACCTGGGAATTCACCGCCTGGTGCAAGCCCCTTGTCAAGTAGTTAGCTGGGATCCTTCCCACTGCAAGAACAGACCACGCAGTTTTGACAATCAGAGGCTGATTTCAAAGGGAAACGGCACACTGCAACACAAGGAATTAGAAGGAGCAAGTGAACTATCCGTGCTCAGTCAACTGGGAAGTTCAAGCACGTTGAACAGTTTCAGCGAAGAGAATGGCAGCAACATTTCAAGCACCAGCCAAAAGCCTCCTCTGAAATCAGCCACGTCAGCAGTTTGGACACATCAACATATTTCTTCTACAAAATGCATGCCGGCCTGCAACAAACTAAACTTTTACCCTTTCCCCAATAAAAAAGGACCGAGAATTTCTGAAGCAGCAAGGAGGCTTGGATTATACGTCTCACAATGA
- the LOC115339134 gene encoding translation initiation factor IF-2-like, with protein MRAAGREESLFPFPAAGHHGGRSVGHHGGRASRGLDPFQLPEARLGAASPSAPLRSRPPEAAAGPGQAPADPPSPLPAAGGERRGRVRRPRYLLRAEIPAQVAGSGHGARGPALAPAERGGFARPGLPGREPPGRPRGAGERELMSVPRPRSRAKASSFPASHGGAGARAAERGRAAGRARWLAQRR; from the exons ATGAGAGCTGCTGGAAGGGAGGAAagcctcttccccttccctgctgcgGGGCACCACGGCGGCAGGTCAGTGGGCCACCACGGCGGGAGGGCCAGCCGGGGCCTCGACCCTTTCCAGCTCCCCGAGGCCCGGCTGGGTGCGGcctccccctccgccccgctACGCTCCAGACCCCCGGAGGCGGCTGCAGGCCCCGGGCAGGCCCCGGCGGACCCCCCGTCCCCGCTGCCGGCCgcgggaggggagaggaggggccGGGTGAGACGGCCCCGGTACCTGCTGCGTGCTGAAATCCCAGCCCAAGTAGCAGGGAGCGGCCATGGCGCCCGGGGGCCTGCCCTTGccccggcggagcggggcggcttTGCAAGGCCCGGCCTCCCCGGGCGGGAGCCGCCAGGCCGGCCCCGCGGAGCGGGAGAGCGGGAGTTAATGAGTGTTCCGCGCCCACGCAGCAGGGCTAAGGCCTCATCCTTCCCTGCCTCACACGGAGGGGCTGGAGCGAGGGCTGCGGAGCGGGGAAGAGCTGCGGGGAGGGCTCGGTGGCTTGCTC AGCGCCGGTAA